The Pyrococcus kukulkanii genome contains a region encoding:
- a CDS encoding archease yields the protein MKTWEHYEHTADIGIRGYGDSLEEAFEAVAIALFDVIVDVNKIEKKEVREIEVEGDDLESLLYNFLEELLVIHDIEGLVFRDFEVKIEKVNGKYRLKAKAYGEKFDPEKHEPKEEVKAITYHDMKIEQLPDGRWTAQLVPDI from the coding sequence ATGAAAACATGGGAGCACTACGAGCATACGGCCGACATAGGAATCAGGGGGTATGGAGATTCCCTTGAAGAGGCGTTTGAGGCTGTGGCAATAGCTCTCTTTGACGTAATCGTTGACGTAAACAAGATTGAAAAGAAAGAAGTTAGGGAAATCGAAGTCGAGGGAGATGACCTCGAATCCCTCCTCTACAACTTCCTTGAAGAGCTATTAGTAATTCATGATATCGAAGGGCTGGTCTTCAGGGACTTCGAAGTCAAAATAGAGAAGGTGAACGGAAAGTATAGGCTGAAAGCAAAAGCCTACGGCGAAAAGTTTGATCCTGAAAAGCACGAGCCCAAAGAAGAAGTCAAGGCGATAACTTACCATGATATGAAGATAGAACAACTGCCAGATGGAAGATGGACAGCACAGTTGGTTCCTGACATCTGA
- a CDS encoding TIGR00375 family protein — protein sequence MLVDGDLHIHSHYSKAVSKVMVYPVIAENAKLKGLGLVGTGDILNPKWEEELLKYSKRVDDGTFEVKGVRFILTAEVEDNRRVHHLLIFPSLSQVHELREILRKYSQDVDTEGRPHVNLSAAEIAEMANDLGILVGPAHAFTPWTALYKEYDSLKEAYGDAKVDFLELGLSADSEMADMIKAHHRLTYLSNSDAHSPHPHRLGREFNRFEVRDITFEEIRKAILKRGGRRIVLNAGLDPRLGKYHLTACSRCYTKYTLQDAIALRWRCPKCGGAIKKGVRDRILELSDTNERPKDRPPYLRLAPLAEIIAMVLGKGVETKAVKMVWQRFLKEFGSEIRVLVDVPIKTLAKVHEDVAKAVWAYRNGKLIVVPGGGGKYGEIRLPEEIKSAKIDDLEDLEIKVEEEAPKPKQVSLLDFLKGKDL from the coding sequence ATGCTCGTCGATGGTGATCTTCACATCCATTCTCACTACTCCAAGGCAGTGTCAAAAGTTATGGTTTATCCGGTGATAGCGGAGAACGCCAAGCTTAAGGGCCTGGGGTTAGTTGGGACAGGTGATATACTCAATCCCAAGTGGGAGGAGGAGTTGCTTAAGTACTCCAAAAGAGTTGATGATGGAACTTTTGAGGTTAAGGGGGTCAGATTCATTCTCACCGCGGAGGTTGAGGACAACAGGAGGGTCCACCATCTCCTAATTTTCCCATCGCTGAGCCAAGTTCACGAGCTTAGGGAGATATTAAGGAAATACTCCCAGGATGTAGATACGGAGGGTAGGCCACACGTAAACTTGAGTGCGGCCGAAATAGCTGAGATGGCCAATGACCTGGGGATTCTTGTAGGTCCTGCCCATGCTTTTACTCCATGGACGGCCCTTTACAAGGAGTATGATTCGTTGAAAGAGGCCTACGGAGATGCAAAAGTTGATTTTCTTGAGCTCGGCCTTTCGGCGGATTCGGAAATGGCGGACATGATAAAGGCCCACCATAGGCTAACGTATCTTAGCAACTCCGACGCCCACTCTCCTCACCCCCACAGGCTAGGGAGGGAGTTCAACAGGTTCGAGGTCAGGGATATAACCTTTGAAGAGATTAGAAAGGCGATACTTAAGAGAGGAGGTAGAAGGATAGTTCTTAACGCTGGATTAGATCCGAGGCTGGGCAAATACCACTTGACGGCATGCTCCCGCTGTTACACTAAGTACACTCTCCAGGATGCAATCGCGTTGAGGTGGAGGTGTCCGAAGTGTGGTGGAGCGATCAAGAAGGGTGTTAGAGATAGGATTCTCGAACTTTCCGACACCAACGAGAGGCCCAAGGACAGGCCTCCCTATTTGAGGCTTGCACCTCTGGCAGAGATAATCGCTATGGTTCTCGGCAAGGGAGTTGAGACTAAGGCCGTTAAGATGGTGTGGCAGAGGTTTCTTAAGGAGTTCGGGAGCGAGATTAGGGTTTTGGTTGATGTACCTATCAAAACGCTTGCGAAGGTTCACGAAGATGTGGCAAAGGCGGTTTGGGCCTACAGGAACGGCAAGCTTATTGTGGTCCCTGGGGGAGGAGGCAAGTACGGCGAGATAAGGCTTCCCGAGGAAATAAAGAGTGCCAAAATAGATGATTTAGAGGATTTGGAAATAAAAGTCGAGGAGGAAGCTCCAAAGCCGAAACAGGTCTCTCTTCTAGACTTTCTTAAGGGGAAAGATTTATAA
- a CDS encoding DUF2178 domain-containing protein — MEVERIVPLGIIVAMGAFLGWFIGRGSFVGAMVVFALGAVILNLYYEFLRRRGYILEDERTIRIEEISARRTLQVISIILAISMMYFSTKVRSDSSYKGLMAFSGLLLFALLIIHGALRIYYSRVM, encoded by the coding sequence ATGGAAGTTGAGAGGATCGTACCCCTAGGAATTATAGTGGCAATGGGAGCCTTCTTGGGATGGTTCATTGGGAGGGGGAGCTTTGTAGGGGCGATGGTGGTTTTCGCCCTTGGAGCGGTGATCTTGAACCTCTATTATGAATTCCTAAGGAGAAGAGGCTACATCCTTGAAGATGAGAGAACAATTAGAATAGAGGAAATATCAGCAAGGAGGACTCTTCAGGTTATATCAATAATCCTCGCAATCTCGATGATGTACTTCTCGACGAAGGTAAGAAGTGATAGCTCCTATAAGGGACTTATGGCCTTCTCGGGCTTATTGCTCTTCGCCCTGCTGATAATTCACGGGGCCCTCAGGATTTACTACTCGAGGGTGATGTAG
- a CDS encoding DUF2178 domain-containing protein yields MDVLLVIIALTIVYFVLLYSSLKNTGGLKDERARRINQIAAEKTLIFLQALLLAGLMGTEAGVVDPKSIVVMTYIVAIVGHVFLRYHYSRVM; encoded by the coding sequence ATGGACGTTCTACTTGTGATCATCGCTCTGACTATTGTTTACTTCGTCCTTCTGTACAGTTCCCTGAAGAACACTGGAGGTCTCAAGGACGAAAGAGCAAGAAGGATAAATCAGATTGCCGCCGAGAAGACCTTAATATTTCTTCAGGCTTTATTGCTTGCCGGTCTAATGGGGACAGAGGCTGGCGTGGTTGATCCAAAGTCCATCGTTGTGATGACCTATATCGTAGCTATAGTTGGTCATGTCTTCCTGAGGTACCACTACTCGAGGGTGATGTGA
- a CDS encoding helix-turn-helix transcriptional regulator yields MKNRLREFREAYGLTQEELARALGVTRQTIIAIEKGKYDPSLKLAFKIARFFGVKIEDIFIYDEDQ; encoded by the coding sequence GTGAAAAATAGGCTTAGGGAGTTCAGGGAGGCTTACGGCTTAACCCAGGAAGAACTGGCCAGAGCTCTAGGGGTTACTAGGCAGACGATAATCGCGATAGAGAAGGGGAAGTACGATCCCTCTTTAAAACTTGCGTTTAAAATAGCCCGATTTTTTGGAGTTAAAATTGAGGATATATTCATATATGATGAGGATCAATAA
- a CDS encoding ABC transporter ATP-binding protein has translation MVAVKVEKLEKDYGKVKALKGISFTIEEGEIFGLIGPNGAGKSTTLRILATLLMPTGGRAEVFGYDVVKEAEEVRKLISYLPEEAGAYKRLTGLEYLEFMAKLYAKDKKKAEEMLKLGIELSGLGERLRDKVSTYSKGMTRRLLLARALMVKPKLAILDEPTSGLDIMNAFEIRKTIKEFVREGVTFLISSHNMLEVEYLCDRVALIHKGRIVEIGEPEELKAKYNAENLEEVFMEAINNV, from the coding sequence ATGGTGGCGGTCAAAGTTGAAAAGCTCGAGAAGGACTATGGCAAGGTCAAGGCCCTTAAGGGAATAAGTTTTACGATAGAGGAAGGAGAAATCTTCGGCCTGATCGGCCCAAATGGTGCCGGTAAAAGCACTACATTGAGAATTTTAGCCACTCTATTAATGCCCACGGGGGGTAGGGCTGAGGTATTTGGATATGATGTTGTCAAGGAGGCTGAGGAAGTTAGAAAACTCATAAGCTACCTCCCTGAGGAAGCTGGGGCTTACAAGAGGCTGACGGGGCTTGAGTACCTCGAGTTTATGGCCAAACTCTATGCAAAGGATAAGAAAAAAGCTGAAGAGATGTTAAAGCTAGGAATAGAGCTAAGCGGGCTTGGTGAGAGGCTTAGGGACAAAGTCTCAACGTACTCCAAGGGCATGACGAGGAGGCTTCTCTTGGCTAGAGCTCTAATGGTCAAGCCAAAGCTTGCAATCCTAGACGAACCAACGAGCGGACTTGACATAATGAACGCTTTTGAGATAAGGAAGACGATAAAAGAGTTCGTCAGGGAGGGTGTAACTTTCCTTATATCTAGTCACAATATGCTTGAGGTTGAGTACCTCTGCGACAGGGTTGCATTAATCCATAAGGGAAGGATTGTTGAGATAGGTGAGCCGGAGGAGTTGAAAGCCAAATATAACGCTGAGAATTTAGAAGAAGTGTTTATGGAGGCGATTAATAATGTCTGA
- a CDS encoding ABC transporter permease, with amino-acid sequence MSDFMVILMKELKDMFRDKGIILGLIIVPLVLYPALGQMVQIGMEQAQKETKVVIANFDAGEYANILIKALKVAPNVTVVEIKAKSVDEALRIATSKGYNVLVVIPSNFSECIRENRKAVVEVYGIFTGMSLGMKESVSEGRISAVINVLNEELAKLKLKSNYSNPEAILHPIDVRSYSVLKGRVINLPPSVVSGVIASQAFSIPLVIFIMFTMVSQMAAGTMASEKENKTLETLLTLPVSRTAIVAGKMAGSAILGLIAALAYMFGMSRYFSSLGMNSNIRLEDLGLRITPYGMTLFAIIIFLAITFAISLSMLLGTFAEDTKSAGTLVSTVMMPLLFPTFAFMIVDVETLPTIVRYILYAIPFSHPVIASRAMILGEYSRMYISVAYLTLVSLGTLYVTAWFFRTEKVLTAKIRFKKRAKGS; translated from the coding sequence ATGTCTGATTTTATGGTAATCCTAATGAAAGAGCTAAAAGATATGTTCCGGGATAAGGGAATTATCCTCGGGTTGATCATAGTTCCCCTCGTTCTGTACCCGGCACTCGGGCAAATGGTACAAATTGGCATGGAGCAGGCTCAAAAGGAGACAAAGGTTGTAATTGCGAACTTCGATGCTGGGGAGTATGCTAACATATTGATAAAGGCCCTAAAAGTTGCTCCCAATGTTACGGTAGTTGAAATTAAAGCTAAGAGTGTCGATGAAGCATTAAGGATCGCGACTTCTAAAGGGTACAACGTTCTCGTCGTTATACCATCGAACTTCTCCGAGTGCATAAGGGAGAACAGAAAAGCTGTGGTTGAGGTCTATGGGATATTCACAGGTATGAGTCTAGGAATGAAGGAGAGCGTGAGTGAAGGCAGGATAAGTGCCGTAATAAACGTTCTAAATGAGGAGCTCGCGAAACTTAAGCTGAAATCCAACTACTCTAATCCCGAGGCGATACTTCACCCCATAGATGTGAGGAGTTACTCCGTGCTTAAGGGGAGGGTGATAAATCTTCCCCCCTCAGTAGTTTCGGGAGTTATAGCTTCTCAGGCATTTTCGATCCCTCTCGTCATCTTCATAATGTTCACCATGGTCTCTCAAATGGCTGCAGGAACTATGGCGAGCGAGAAGGAGAACAAAACCCTAGAAACGTTACTCACATTACCCGTCTCAAGAACCGCGATAGTTGCCGGGAAGATGGCGGGAAGTGCTATCCTGGGACTAATAGCGGCCTTGGCCTACATGTTCGGGATGAGTAGGTACTTCTCAAGCCTTGGAATGAACTCTAACATTAGGCTTGAGGATCTCGGACTAAGAATTACCCCCTATGGTATGACCCTCTTTGCGATCATAATATTCTTGGCGATAACTTTTGCGATTTCACTGTCGATGTTACTTGGAACCTTTGCAGAAGACACCAAGAGCGCAGGTACTCTAGTAAGTACTGTCATGATGCCCCTACTATTCCCAACCTTCGCGTTTATGATTGTTGATGTTGAGACTCTCCCCACAATAGTAAGATATATACTCTATGCGATCCCATTTAGCCATCCGGTAATTGCTTCAAGGGCGATGATCTTGGGAGAGTACTCTAGGATGTACATAAGCGTAGCTTACCTTACCTTGGTATCCTTAGGAACACTTTACGTCACTGCTTGGTTCTTCAGAACAGAAAAGGTCCTTACGGCAAAGATAAGGTTTAAAAAGAGAGCTAAAGGCTCATGA
- a CDS encoding metallophosphoesterase, whose translation MKVGIMSDTHDNLPAIKLAVEFFNREGVDLVIHAGDYVAPFVARELSRLNAPLKGVFGNNDGERQGLKEKLGIKDDILTLDLEGLKTVVLHGTDERIVEAFARSQLYDIVIRGHTHKHGIQEVGRTIIINPGEVCGYLTGIKSVAILNVKEREIKIINLETEEILGLMSL comes from the coding sequence ATGAAAGTTGGAATTATGAGTGACACACATGATAATCTACCAGCTATAAAGTTGGCCGTTGAGTTCTTTAACAGGGAAGGGGTAGATTTAGTTATACATGCCGGGGATTACGTTGCTCCATTCGTAGCTAGAGAACTTTCAAGGCTCAATGCTCCCCTAAAAGGTGTTTTCGGAAACAATGATGGGGAAAGACAAGGGCTGAAAGAAAAGCTTGGAATAAAAGATGACATATTAACTCTTGATTTAGAGGGTTTAAAAACTGTTGTTCTCCATGGGACAGATGAAAGAATAGTGGAAGCATTTGCCAGAAGCCAGCTCTATGATATAGTGATCAGAGGGCATACTCACAAGCATGGTATCCAAGAAGTCGGACGGACAATAATAATAAACCCCGGAGAGGTGTGCGGTTACCTAACTGGCATTAAAAGCGTTGCAATCCTTAACGTAAAAGAAAGGGAAATAAAAATAATTAATCTTGAAACAGAAGAAATTTTAGGTCTCATGAGCCTTTAG
- the rtcA gene encoding RNA 3'-terminal phosphate cyclase has protein sequence MIIIDGSYGEGGGQILRTSIALSAITEEPVKIINIRANRPNPGLRPQHLHGILALKELANARVEGAYVGSKELIFIPGRIKPKNINVNIGTAGSITLVLQALLPAMAFAEGRIEFRITGGTDVAWSPPVDYLKNVTLFALERIGVRGEIFIERRGHYPKGGGIVRGFVDPWEEKRSINAVEYKRVIKIKGISHATNLPSHVAERQAKGARAELERLGVPIEIETEVSTSIGPGSGIVLWAETDCLRLGGDALGKRGKPAEVVGKEAAQELLEQLKTGACVDKFLGDQLIPFIAFSGGKIKVAEITKHLITNIWVVEQFLGKVFEVNGELGKPGEIKVVRRVEL, from the coding sequence ATGATAATAATTGATGGTAGTTATGGAGAGGGCGGAGGTCAGATACTTAGAACATCAATAGCACTTTCCGCGATAACCGAAGAGCCAGTGAAGATAATCAATATCAGGGCAAATAGGCCAAATCCTGGACTAAGACCACAACATCTTCATGGAATATTAGCCCTTAAAGAACTTGCAAATGCAAGGGTTGAAGGAGCTTATGTAGGGTCAAAAGAACTTATATTCATCCCAGGAAGAATAAAGCCAAAGAATATAAATGTTAATATAGGAACCGCTGGAAGCATTACCCTTGTTCTGCAAGCACTTTTACCAGCAATGGCTTTTGCAGAAGGAAGGATAGAATTTCGTATTACAGGAGGAACAGATGTAGCATGGAGCCCGCCTGTAGACTATTTAAAAAACGTCACACTATTTGCACTTGAAAGAATCGGAGTAAGAGGAGAGATTTTTATTGAAAGAAGAGGACATTATCCGAAGGGTGGAGGAATAGTAAGAGGTTTCGTTGACCCTTGGGAGGAAAAGAGAAGTATAAACGCTGTTGAGTATAAGAGAGTCATAAAGATTAAGGGAATAAGTCATGCAACAAATTTACCTTCACATGTCGCGGAGAGACAAGCGAAAGGTGCAAGGGCTGAGCTTGAAAGGCTTGGAGTTCCGATAGAAATAGAAACTGAAGTTTCAACATCTATTGGCCCAGGAAGTGGGATAGTTCTTTGGGCGGAAACGGATTGTTTGAGGCTTGGAGGAGACGCTCTAGGAAAAAGGGGCAAGCCCGCAGAAGTCGTTGGAAAGGAAGCCGCTCAAGAGCTTCTAGAACAATTAAAAACAGGAGCATGTGTGGATAAATTCTTAGGAGATCAATTAATTCCCTTTATAGCCTTCTCAGGAGGAAAAATTAAAGTAGCTGAGATAACTAAGCATTTAATAACAAACATTTGGGTAGTTGAACAGTTCCTGGGCAAAGTCTTTGAAGTAAACGGAGAATTAGGAAAACCAGGAGAAATCAAAGTAGTGAGGAGGGTGGAACTATGA
- a CDS encoding M42 family metallopeptidase, whose amino-acid sequence MVDYELLKKVVEAPGVSGYEFLGIRDVVIEEIKDYVDEVKVDRLGNVIAHKKGDGPKVMIAAHMDQIGLMVTHIEKNGFLRVAPIGGVDPKTLIAQRFKVWVDKGKYIYGVGGSIPPHIQKPEDRKKSPDWDQIFIDIGAESKEEAEEMGVRIGTVITWDGRLERLGKHRFVSIAFDDRIAIYILIETARQLQDTKADVYFVATVQEEVGLRGARTSAFGIEPDYGFAIDVTIAADVPGTPEHKQVTRLGKGTAIKIMDRSVICHPTIVRWLEELAKRYEIPYQLEILLGGGTDAGAIHLTREGVPTGAISVPARYIHSNTEVVDERDVDASVKLMVKALENIHELKI is encoded by the coding sequence ATGGTAGACTATGAGCTTCTTAAGAAGGTTGTAGAAGCACCGGGAGTCTCTGGGTATGAGTTCCTTGGAATTAGAGATGTCGTAATTGAGGAAATCAAAGACTATGTTGACGAGGTAAAGGTTGATAGGCTAGGTAACGTCATAGCCCACAAAAAGGGAGATGGGCCGAAGGTCATGATTGCAGCTCATATGGATCAGATTGGGTTGATGGTTACTCATATTGAGAAAAATGGGTTCCTCAGGGTTGCTCCAATAGGTGGTGTCGATCCAAAGACATTAATTGCTCAAAGGTTTAAGGTTTGGGTTGATAAGGGGAAGTATATTTATGGTGTTGGAGGATCAATTCCACCGCACATCCAGAAGCCAGAAGATAGGAAGAAGTCCCCCGATTGGGATCAAATATTCATAGACATTGGAGCTGAAAGTAAAGAAGAAGCAGAAGAAATGGGAGTTAGAATTGGGACAGTGATAACTTGGGATGGCAGACTTGAAAGGCTTGGAAAGCATAGGTTCGTTAGCATAGCCTTTGACGATAGGATAGCTATATATATCCTAATAGAGACTGCCAGGCAGTTACAAGACACGAAGGCTGATGTATACTTCGTGGCAACGGTACAAGAGGAAGTTGGACTTAGAGGGGCAAGGACGTCAGCCTTTGGAATTGAACCAGACTATGGCTTCGCAATAGATGTCACAATTGCTGCTGACGTTCCAGGAACCCCAGAACACAAGCAGGTGACCCGGCTTGGAAAGGGAACCGCGATTAAGATTATGGATCGCTCTGTAATCTGTCATCCAACTATAGTTAGGTGGCTTGAGGAACTTGCCAAGAGGTACGAAATTCCCTACCAGCTTGAGATACTTTTGGGTGGAGGTACAGATGCTGGAGCAATTCACTTAACAAGGGAGGGTGTTCCAACTGGAGCAATAAGCGTTCCAGCAAGGTACATCCATTCTAACACCGAGGTCGTGGATGAGAGAGATGTGGACGCTAGCGTAAAACTTATGGTTAAGGCCTTAGAGAATATTCATGAGCTTAAGATCTGA
- a CDS encoding DUF7132 family protein, which produces MKVIKEWNIKVKLVRTKRGAILHMIELKPGHFFLEQNPLKESKYGVAYRKIKQSFPEFYLFWEIKDNKYTGRVLAGAFLEKDEIDEFVTLLAKTEDFKKFEHILEEIEEIEEGE; this is translated from the coding sequence ATGAAAGTTATCAAGGAATGGAACATCAAAGTTAAGCTTGTAAGAACAAAGAGGGGGGCAATTCTTCATATGATTGAACTAAAACCTGGACATTTTTTCCTTGAGCAGAATCCACTTAAAGAGTCAAAATATGGTGTTGCATACAGAAAGATAAAGCAAAGCTTTCCGGAATTTTACCTTTTCTGGGAAATCAAGGATAATAAATACACCGGGAGGGTATTGGCTGGAGCTTTCCTTGAAAAGGATGAAATAGATGAATTCGTTACGCTTTTAGCTAAGACGGAGGACTTCAAGAAGTTTGAGCACATACTTGAAGAAATTGAAGAGATTGAAGAGGGGGAATAA
- a CDS encoding nascent polypeptide-associated complex protein, which translates to MMPMNPKQLKKLMKQLDMRQLEGVKEVIIRMEDKEIIIREPVVTVIKAMGEKMYQIAGGHEEERVIIKISEEDIKLVMEQTGVDYETAKKTLEESGGDLAEAILKLTEN; encoded by the coding sequence ATGATGCCTATGAACCCAAAACAACTAAAGAAGCTCATGAAGCAACTTGATATGAGGCAACTAGAGGGAGTTAAGGAGGTTATAATTCGAATGGAGGACAAGGAGATAATTATCAGGGAGCCTGTAGTCACCGTTATTAAGGCGATGGGAGAGAAGATGTATCAAATAGCTGGAGGTCATGAGGAGGAAAGGGTCATAATTAAGATATCAGAGGAGGATATTAAGCTCGTTATGGAGCAAACTGGCGTTGATTATGAAACTGCAAAAAAAACACTAGAAGAAAGTGGAGGAGATTTAGCGGAGGCAATCTTAAAGTTAACTGAGAATTGA
- a CDS encoding HEAT repeat domain-containing protein, with amino-acid sequence MNTYEEFIEYLKGWRLRKAIELVSMDTKEGINLLLRGLKEKDPIVKKGCLYIIKKLAMKGKLGVNEAKLVIPEIINLLGDKDESVVLQAVETLNTILTFIELPPELNEEITNVLMKTVEEKPEPINEYAAEGLAALGAKIVSIARRIFEWIKEIIAGKSERKKIASLRVLKEIIARTDNPEIMEEAFNLALDLLNDEDPIVRKSALSIIEVAVDKVEYISKESLERASKELGLSNLGKKAEETKAKIDNYLESPITEKPKLKEELEEYSVEVIKKMFEREQHPAVLELAKSDYRVLQLVIKIFLSEDLLTKLDALWVISNAANYIKRDDAEKIIPQLIKFLVHDNPWIRSTSAKVLAELALTYSSIMDRAIETTLKLLEKGDYKSVRGGIQLASALLSRVENLGFLEEIAKRIVKLEKLPKEVIEFLREHEKDIEELNPELKREISIKLANSILS; translated from the coding sequence ATGAACACATATGAGGAATTTATAGAATATCTAAAAGGATGGAGACTTAGAAAAGCCATAGAACTCGTCTCAATGGATACCAAAGAGGGCATCAACTTACTTTTAAGGGGATTAAAAGAAAAAGACCCTATAGTAAAGAAGGGATGTCTCTATATAATCAAAAAACTTGCAATGAAGGGTAAACTTGGAGTTAATGAAGCAAAACTTGTAATTCCAGAAATAATAAATCTCCTTGGAGATAAAGATGAGTCTGTAGTTCTCCAAGCTGTGGAGACTCTTAATACAATACTTACGTTCATAGAGTTACCTCCAGAATTAAATGAGGAGATAACAAATGTACTTATGAAAACCGTTGAAGAAAAGCCCGAACCAATAAATGAATACGCAGCAGAAGGACTTGCCGCACTTGGTGCCAAAATAGTAAGTATAGCAAGAAGGATATTTGAATGGATAAAGGAAATAATAGCAGGGAAGTCAGAAAGAAAGAAAATAGCATCATTAAGGGTTCTCAAGGAAATAATAGCAAGAACAGATAATCCAGAGATAATGGAAGAAGCCTTTAATTTGGCCCTTGACTTATTAAACGACGAGGATCCAATAGTTAGAAAGTCAGCACTGAGCATAATAGAAGTGGCTGTTGACAAAGTTGAATACATATCCAAGGAATCCTTGGAAAGGGCGTCCAAGGAACTGGGCCTCTCTAACTTGGGCAAAAAGGCGGAAGAAACTAAGGCGAAGATCGATAATTACCTTGAGAGTCCAATAACAGAGAAACCTAAATTAAAAGAGGAGCTCGAAGAATACTCAGTTGAAGTTATTAAGAAAATGTTTGAGAGAGAACAACATCCTGCTGTCCTTGAACTAGCGAAGTCAGATTACAGGGTTCTTCAGTTGGTCATCAAGATATTCCTATCGGAGGACCTACTAACGAAACTAGATGCTCTCTGGGTTATTTCAAATGCAGCTAATTACATAAAGAGAGATGACGCAGAGAAAATAATCCCCCAACTTATCAAGTTTCTGGTGCACGATAATCCCTGGATAAGATCAACATCAGCGAAAGTATTGGCGGAGCTCGCTTTAACGTACTCATCAATAATGGATAGAGCAATAGAAACTACCCTCAAGTTGCTCGAAAAAGGGGATTACAAATCAGTGAGAGGAGGGATACAGCTTGCATCCGCTCTCCTATCTAGGGTTGAAAACCTTGGATTTCTAGAGGAGATAGCAAAAAGGATAGTCAAACTTGAGAAGTTACCTAAGGAGGTGATAGAGTTCTTAAGGGAGCATGAAAAAGATATAGAAGAGCTCAACCCAGAGTTAAAGAGGGAAATATCAATAAAGTTAGCGAATTCAATTCTCAGTTAA